A region of the Leptospira inadai serovar Lyme str. 10 genome:
ATGAGATGGCAAACTTCCCCAGTAGTGCGCTGCTTTCCAAAGTGAAAGAGAAATTAGAAATCAATTACGGTTTATATACATCCCTCGAAAGCGGAGACGATAAAGACGAAGTGGCATTCGAGTTAGTGGAATCCACCGCCAGAACCGTCATCGGACTCCTGCTTGAAAGAGGCGCGAATCGACTTTCCGGAAAACAAAAGGAAACTCGGCTAGTTTTAGCAACGGGTTATAATCTGGATAGCATGGCGATCTTGGAAAGCAACCGGATTCGGATTCAAAATAAAAAGCGATAAGGATCAGCGATTTATTTCGACTCTCCCCTGTTTCGCGAGATTCGTTTTTTACGACCCGATGCGTCAGCGTCAAATAGAAAAACAGGGATTTGTCGAGTTACATCCGATCTAAACCTCAAAGAGGAAGCTAGATCGGAAGAAAGAATTCAAAACGTGATCTTAGACGACAACCGGAAATCGAACTATCGCTTCCGGTGTTTAAGTCTAAGCTTCTTTTTTCAGAATTTTTGGTATTCTATCCCGTACAGTAGAAGAACCTAATTCTTGAATTTTATCGGACTCGATTATGATAGTACCTTTTAGATCCGCCCAGGCGGCGTTTAACATCGCCTTAGCGACTACCGATCCTTCTATCGAACGGTATTTCCTAAAAGGTCCGATTAAAATCGGATTTAAGAACATTGCGAGTATCGCCCCGATTTTTTCTCCTATTCTAAATTCCTTACGATCGCCTTCCAAGAGAGAAGGTCGAAAAATACCCAAATATTCGAATCCTAACCGGGAAATTTCCCCTTCCACCTCTCCTTTTACTTTATTATAAAATACGATGGACTTCGAATCGGCGCCTAAGGAGCTAATCAGGGAAAATCCCCTCACACCGTTAGATTTAGCCGCCTTGGCAAAGGAAATCGCATAGTCAAAGTCCACTTTTCGAAAATTCTCTCGAGTTCCGGCTTGCTGAATCGTCGTACCTAAGGCGGAGAATGCATCGGTAATGCCTTTCGGAAGATCGGGAAAACGATTCCAGTCCACTAGTATCGGCTCCAGCTTGGGATGCGACCAAGATAAGGGTTTACGAACTATCACATAGACCTTGTCCCAATCGGCATCCAGCAAAAGTTCCCGTACCAATTGACCACCGACTAAACCGGTTCCGCCGGCGACGACCGCGATTCGATGTTTCATATTCCACCCCGATGTACGGAAAAGATGCTCCTACGGAGCCTTTTATCGTCCAGATATTTCTAACACTTTAAAAGCCGCTTAGACCCGATAAAATCTCTCAAGTGTCTTTTTTTCTTCTCCCGAAAGCAAAGTACGCCACTCTCTTTCTTCTAAATCTTCCTACCCGAAACCTGATAAAGAATTGATACCTCTGCCGGATAAATTATGCTCCGGTCATGTCGTATCCAGCTTATCTACCTAAATTCTTCTGCAAAATTCTTGAAACGACTGACCGAAGTAAAATGAATGAATCCTGGAGAAAGGTGGTCGAGAATGAGGAAAAGATCGGGGCCTACGTGTCCAACGGATTTAGATATATTCTGCTTTTATTCTTTGCCTTTCAACTTCTAGCGAATTTGCACACGGGAAACCCTTGGATTAACGGTATCGGTATCGGTCTATTTGCCGCCATAACTATCGGACATAGTGTCGTAATTCGGACCTGCCCTCGCTGGGCGATTTCCGTTTATTCTTACATCGCTCTCGTATCGGATTTTGCGATCATATCCGGCGTATTGATTTCTTACACTTTCTTGGCGAGTCCGGACAATCTAGGTTTCGCTTTAAAAAATCCGATCCAAACCTACTTCTTTTTCCCCCTCGCATTTTCACTCGTGCAATTCAGATTACGCTTGGTTCTTCTCAGTGTAATTCTTTATTATACGTTCTATTTCGGCTTTTTTGCATATGCGGAATTCGTGGGTAAAATCACATACGCGACCGATTGGAAGGATTACGTGATGGGACCGAATCTTCTTTTAGGGGATGCCTTCGCCGGGCGCCCGTTAGCCTATCTAATCCTGGCTTTCTTCTTTTGTTTCGGAATATTAAGAACGTTGATTATGATTCGAAGGATCGGAGATGCGGAAGCTCAGAGAAGCTTACTTTCCAGGTATTTTTCGCCCGGGATGGTTACCGAGATGATGGCTAATCCGGAAGTACTCACCGGCAGGAGACAGACTGCAACGATTCTATTTACCGATATTCGGAACTTTACGGCTCTTTCGGAAAACATGGATCCTGTCGAGCTCGGTAAATTTCTTTCTTCGATCCGTGAAATATTGACGGAATGTGTTTTTGAATTCGGAGGCACCTTGGATAAATACATAGGAGACGCGGTCATGGCTACATTCGGAACCCCGTATCCTTCCGATGATCCCGCCGCCGACGCAATCAAGGCTCTTAGTTGCGGGAAGCGGATGTTAGAGCGCTTGGGTGAGTTTAATACTAGGCGTATAGCGAACGGACATCCGCCGGTAAACATCGGTATCGGGATTCATACGGGTGAAGTATTTTCGGGAAATATAGAAACGAGCCAAAGAGCCGAATTTACCGTTATCGGAGACGCCGTAAATACCGCCTCGCGAATCGAATCCTTAACCAAGAATTTTGGGAAGGAATTTTTAGTTTCGGAGGAAACCTGGAAACTCGCCGGAGCGAATTTTAACGGAGAAACACTTCCTCCGATTCAGGTGAAAGGAAGAGAAAAATTAGTTACTGTTATCGCAGTAGGACTATGATCGATGTTATCCTCCCAGGAAATTCAGTTTAGAAAACCGAAAGGACTCAGCCAGTTCTTCCTAGTAACGGATATAGGATTTATTTTATACTGGGGAATCACCTCAATAAAAATCATCCCGGATGAATTTTTATTTAAAGATTATAGCGACCCGATTTTATCCGCTTGGAACTGGTCCTTCCTTCCATTGGATCTTTTCATCTCTTTTACGGGATTAACAAGTTTATACTTGTTTAATAAGCGAATTTCAGCTTGGAAAAATTTTGCGATCCTGTCCTTGGGGTTCACGATCGCATCCGGAATTCAGGCGATTTCGTTTTGGATCATCCGCGAAGACGTTTCACTTTTATGGTGGGCACCCAATCTATATTTAATTTTCTATCCTTTGTTCTACGTCCGATTCTTATTAAAAAATTGATTCTCGGCAGTACAGAAGACAGAGGACTGAGGACAGACGCGTTCGCTTTGCTCACGCTAGACAGAAGCTGCTCGAAGTTGGGAAGGCAGCTGTGGTAGAGGACCGATTTACTATAACGTAAGAATCTTTCTGTAGAGCAAGGAAGCTCGGCTCACCAATGCTCTGTCCTCTGCAGAAGACAGAGGTCAGAAGACGGAAGACAGTAGCTGCTAGACGTTGGAAAAGTAATAGAGGTAGAGGAAAGATCCAATATAACACGAGAATCTTCCTCTAGAACGTGGGAGTTCCAACATAATTCGTTTTTAAAAAAATTCTTGTCAGGGTATAGGAATAATTTTCTGTCCTCTGTCCTCTGTCCTCTGTAAGATGAAACTTTCGAAGGACCTATTTCACTCCGGCCTTTTGCAATTCTTTCCCCAATTGGCCGGTTATAGTGCAGAAGAACATTCGCCAATCACTTAAAAAAGATTTTATAGGATACGTAAACGTTGCCGGGCGGTTCTTCTCTATAAAGAAATGTCCGATCCAAGCAAATAAATAACCGCTGAATAGCGCTCCGAGTAAATACCAAGGATTTAAAAACGCTACCGCAGATATGATCCATCCCAGCGCGATAGAGGTACCGATGAAGTGCAGGACACGATTCAATTTATTGGAATGCTCTCTTAAATAGAAAGGCCAAAATTCCCCGAGCGTAGTATAATTCGTTTCTTGAGACATGTAATACTCCAATTCGCAGGATACTCTTAATTCGATCTCTTCGCAACCTTAAATCGACCTCGAATTCGCGATATAGATCATTTGTTATAAAAAGAGAATTGCGAGAAATCGGATCTAACGAACCGATCGATTCCGAGCAAGATTCCGGATTAAACTAGAATCCTAGGACGCAAACTGAGCCTTTCTTAAGACAGTATGCGCTCGGACCTCCCCTTCAATCGGAGGCTCCGAAACTCCCAGCGCTCGTATTCTGATTCAATTCGAAAATGGTCGGAAAGAATCGGTTCGTCTCTTCCCGCCGTTGATTCATTTGAATCGGAATTCACTTCCGGAATAGAATGATAAAACCCGTCGTTCCTAACTCCCTTTGCAAGATTTAAAGTCTTTTCCCTCCCCTCCTCGATTTCACTAGAGGATGGGGTCGGGAAATTTCTTTGCAAGTGCGCAGAATCCATCCGTGATTCCAAGGATTCTATAGTCTCAATTTCTTCCAGAGAGCGACTGTACCGTTCTCAAACTTTTTATTGGCATCTTTTATCCCGATTCGATTTTTTTTCGAAAAATAAGGCTTGTTCCCAACTTCTTTGCCGGATTTAAATTAAAAATAGAGCGGCTCAAGAACACAAAAAGAGACATAGAATCGGACCTTTGCAGGGCTGATTCTTTCTATCCGGCCAGTAAATCCCGATAGGAATTCTTCTATGAAAGCAGCCAGAATCAGGAATTTAAGCCCTTACGGTCATTTTAAGACAAAAATTAGCACTCTCTATCTGAAAGTGCTTGACGATTTTCGGCTTCCTAGTTTTTTCTAAAAGGAAGGCCAAGCACTCTAATAATCAAAGTGCTAAGGAATTATTTTAAATCTCAAAGGAGAAAAAGTCTATGGCGATTAAACCACTAGGCGACCGCGTGCTAGTCGAACCGAAACAAGAAGCCGAAGAAAAAATCGGTAGCATCTTTGTTCCCGACACCGCGAAAGAAAAGCCCCAAGAAGGAAAAGTAATCGAGGTTGGAAGCGGTCGTTACGAAGACGGCAAGCTCGTACCTCTAGAAGTTAAATCCGGAGACGTAGTTTTATACGGCAAGTACTCCGGAACCGAAATCAAATCCGAAGGCAAAGAATACCTTATCATTCGCGAAAGCGATATTCTTGCCGTCGTGAAGAAGTAATCCTTAGGAGGAAATTAAAATGGCTAAAATTATCGAATACGACGAAACAGCGAGACGCAAACTCCTAGAGGGAGTCAACAAATTAGCGAATGCGGTGAAAGTGACTCTCGGACCGAAAGGCCGTAACGTAGTCATCGACAAAAAGTTCGGCTCACCCACCATCACGAAAGACGGTGTTACTGTAGCTAAAGAAATCGAATTGGAAGATTCGATCGAGAATATGGGCGCTCAAATGGTTAAGGAAGTATCCACCAAAACCAACGACGTTGCCGGAGACGGAACCACCACTGCAACGATTCTTGCCCAATCCATCATCAACGAAGGATTGAAGAACGTTACCGCAGGCGCAAACCCGATGGCTCTCAAGCACGGAATCGACAAAGCCGTATCGGCAGCCGTGGAAAGTATCAAAAAACGTTCCGTAAAAATCGAAAATAAAAAAGATATCGCGAACGTTGCAACCATTTCCGCCAATAACGACAAGGAAATCGGAAATCTAATCGCGGACGCAATGGACAAAGTCGGCAAAGACGGAGTCATTACGGTAGAAGAGGCAAAATCCATCGAAACGACTCTCGACGTAGTCGAAGGTATGCAATTCGATCGTGGATACATTTCTCCGTACATGGTAACCGATCCCGAAGCGATGATCGCGACTCTAAACGATCCCTACATTCTCATCTATGATAAAAAGATCGCGTCCATGAGAGATCTTCTTCCGGTTTTGGAAAAAGTAGCTCAAGCAGGACGTCCTCTTGTAATCATTTCGGAAGAAGTGGAAGGAGAAGCTCTCGCAACGATAGTCGTAAACACTCTCCGTAAAACGATTTCCTGCGTCGCGGTAAAAGCACCCGGATTCGGCGATCGTCGTAAAGCGATGTTGGAAGATATCGCTATTCTTACCGGCGGACAAGTGATTTCCGAAGATCTCGGAATGAAACTGGAAAACGCTACCGTTCAACAACTCGGACGCGCGAAAAAAGTCATCGTGGATAAGGAAAATACCACCATCATCGAAGGACAAGGCGCTTCCAAAGACATCCAAGGTCGCGTAGGACAAATCAAAAAACAAATCGAAGACACTACTTCGGAGTACGATCGCGAAAAACTGCAAGAGCGCCTTGCGAAACTCGCAGGCGGGGTTGCGGTCATTCACGTTGGTGCAGCTACCGAAGTCGAAATGAAAGAGAAAAAGCATCGCGTCGAAGACGCTCTTTCTGCTACTCGTGCAGCAGTGGAAGAAGGCATCGTTCCAGGCGGCGGTTTGACTCTTCTGAAAGCTCAAGAAGCGGTAGCTTTACTCAAACTGGAAGGCGACGAAGCGACCGGAGCAAAAATCATCTTCCGCGCTTTGGAAGAGCCGATTAGAATGATCACTTCTAACGCAGGTTTGGAAGGATCGGTCATCGTCGAACAAGCCAAAACTAAGAAAGGAAACGAAGGCTTCAACGCTCTGACTATGGTTTGGGAAGATTTACTCCAGGCCGGAGTCGTCGACCCTGCAAAAGTAGTCCGCTTTGCTCTGCAAAACGCTGCATCCATCGGTTCTATGATCCTAACTACCGAAGTTACGATCACCGACAAACCGGAAAAAGACGGCGGCGCACCACCGATGGGTGGAATGGGCGGTATGGGAGGAATGGGCGGCATGATGTAAGCCGACCGTTTCTTTCGAAGCGTCCAAAAGCCGGGGAAGAAATTCCCCGGCTTTTCTTTTTCTAAACGCTTCTAAAGTCGAATCCCGAAAATTCTGCTATAATTCTTACCAGCATTCGTCGTGTTACTATATAAGATTTGTAGAATGGAATATTTGCTGTAATCGGTCTGCAACTCGTATTCCCAATCCCAAAGCAACCCGCCAATACCGGGTAACGCTAAAATTCCCATCGAACGATACCCTCTCTCCGGCCTAGCACGATAATAATATAAACCGGGACCGATGAGCATCGTATCTTCTCCGGTCGAGATCGATTCGCTTCTGTAGTATAGCAGACCCAAGCCGACCATATCGTATCGACCGTTTTTACCCGAGGAAAAATATCCGAGCACGGGCGGAACATACGTGGAGACTTCGTTCCCGTCCCGATGATAATAATACGCGGGAAGGAAATTCGCGATACTTTCCCCCCCTGAACGCTTGAGACGAAGCCACAGGAAATTCGCATCGGAGTAATCCTGAGCGGATTCATATCCTGCGATCAATCCACCCAGAACCGCCCAACGTGTTCGGTTTGCATCATATTCTCCGTGAAACAATCCTAAAAAGACGTTCACGTTTCTCCTTTGAAGCGCCAATTCGCGATTGACGTCCAGTATTCCGGCAAATCCCCAACGATCTATTCTCTTATCGACATACGAATAGGACCCTAATGCGAACCAAAAACTGGACTCAGCGCTAAGTCGACGAATTACGAGGGGGAAAAAACCCCAAGAATCCGAATTGGAACCTTTGATCGAATAGATCGGACCGAAAATGAATCGGGAACGACCCGACTCGGAATCTCGAGCAAGATCGAAAAGTATCGCCAGATTGAAGTGGAAGGAATTTCCGGAAGGCTTAGATTCCCGGTTATAATAAAATAAAGGGAACATATAATTCTTCGTAGAATCGACTTTTCCTTTTTCACTCGTCGATTCCTGTCCGGAAAAGGAGACTAGCGGAAAAACGGAAACGTCCGTCGAACTCTCCCGGTTGTTTTTATAACTATTATAGGAAAGTAATTTAAGAAAGCTGAATTCTTTCGATTCCGCATCCGCCTCGGAGACAAGTCTGTTATAATAGAATCCCAACCAAAAGGCAGTGGTCTCCTTTTGAGAAGCGGAAGTATACAATGTCGGAAAGGGTAGCAAAAAGAAATTCCTGCTACTTTCCTCCCGAGCATCGCCGCCCTTTCCGATCGTAGAGAAAATACCGATCGGACTCACCGAGAGAGAATCCCATGACCCGGAAGTTTGGTCGGTTCTTTCAAAATAAAACGGCAGTCCCCAAATCGTTCTGCTTTTTACTCCTGCAATATTCGTTTCGCTGTCCGAATAAAACGGATACAATGCAAAGGAGGATTCCCGCGGTGACTTTGTCCTATTTCCGAACAAAAGAATATTCAACGAATACGAATCCGGTTTCGAATCGTATCTGAATAGAATCGGAACCGTGGTCTTACTGTGAATGACCACCTCCTTCTCCCTCTCGACTTCGGAAAAGTAAAACGGAAAAATCGACAGGGATTCCCTCTGCCCGGTAACGGAACTGGACATTTCGGACGAAACTAATCCGAACAGAGTCCAATAAGATCTATCCTTAGTTTCGTTGGAATAATATCCTAAAACGAATCGAGTCGCTTCGAATGAATCTTTATAGAAATACAGGGCCAGTGGAAATACGATATCCTTCCTTACGGATTCCTTTTCGGACAAATAGGATTCCCTATAGCGATAGTAGATCGGAGTCAGCATTTCGGAAGTCGAGGAAGAGCCGTCTTTCTGAAGATAACGGCTCGAGCTGAACAAAAGTGGAATCAGAGTTTTCGATCTAACGTAGTCGTTCGATTCGGCGGTATCGGAAAAGTAGAACGGAAATAAATTAGTTTTCGAAAACGTCGCAAATTGGGTTTTTACGGCGGAGGTGGAAAATACTCCCAACACATTCGTATACGTAGACCTAGGGTCCGAAGAGGAATAATAGGCAAGGAAGAAAAAGCGGCTCGAATCTCCGTTTCTTTTATAATAAAGTCCTAATGGAATCAAAAAATCGATTTTCGTCGTCTTTTCCTTCGGTTCGCCGGGAGCCTTGGAACGATTGTAATAATAAAGAGGAAAGAGAAAACTAGTCTCGGAACCGCCTGAAATATCGCTGAAGGAACTGTAGTAAGACAATAGAGTCAGAACCTTGGAAGAGTAATTTCCGCCCGCCCCGCCTTCGATAGAATCGTATTTACGATAATAGAACGGGACAAAAAGTTGATATCCTTCCCGCTCTTGATTACCCAAAACCGAAGACGTCTTAGTATCTCTCGAATGAAAAAGAGGCAAAAGAATCGAGTGAAAGTCGGAAATTTCGGCCTGAGAGGAAATTTCCTTTTTATTATAATATAATATACTTATGGTACGATCCGAATTCGGAGACGAATCGTGGACGACCAAGGGAAATATCCGGAACCCCCAAGAATTCGGAGAATGGTAGGTTCGAAAGAAAGGCCAGAGCACCGAGTAATCCTTGGTATCCCCTTTTTTACCTCTTTGGAATCCGAAAATCATCCAAGCTTCTTGAAAATCGGCGGCATCGTCCTGCCTGGCATAGAACGGAAAATAAACGTTATACTCTTGGTCCCCGATTTTACTTTTGAAAATCGGCGGCAAAAGCCAAATCGTAACCTTGTCCTTGGTCTCCTCCGACCAAGAATACCAAGCGAGAGGTAAAAGTCGGAAATGCCTTCGATCATCTCCTTTCTCGTAGCTTAAAATCCCGAATAGGGTGCTGAATCCGAAAAAAGATTTGGACGCATCGCGGGAAAGCGTTTTGTATTTTCTAAGTCCGTCTTCATTCGCGTCCGGAACCGGACCGGAGCTAACCGGGAACTTCTTGGTGTTTTGCGGATCGGTAGGAACATTCCCGTTTTCGGCGAACGAATTCTCCCGCTTTCTCTTCCACCATAAAATCGAGTCTTTAGAAATGGATTCCCGGTAAGATACTCTTATCAAGTTGTAAAACCAGGCAAAATCCGTGTCCAGATACAGTTCTTTTTCTGTCATTCCGATCGAGGCAGAGGCGGATCCCTGAAATGTTCCAAGAGACTTAGAAGAAGAAAAGCCTGCTATATTCAGATCAAGAGATTTGTCCTCTTCCTCATATTTCAAATAAAAAGGCAGAAAGACGGACGCCTTGCTCCTAGGAGTGTCCCAGAAATAGTAAATCGGTAGGAGAAATTGGGAACTTTCTTTTGCGACCCGATCTTCCTTGGAAAAGTACAGTACTGCCCAGGTTCGATCCAACTCCGGCGATCGCTTTACGTAATGAAAAATACCGAACGAAGAGTAATCGTTTTCTTCGTACCCGAATCGAAAGAAGAATGGAACGAAAACTCGAAAAACGTTTTTATTATGGTAATAAAGAGGAAACGCATATCCGTATCTTTGATTACCGGAACCGTCAAAGCCTCTGCCGCCTAAACCCAAAATATTCCAGTAGGATCCCGACTCGGAGTTCCCGGAAAAGAAGATCGGGTAAACCCGTAAACTCGATTCCTTCTCGCTATCTCTTATTTCCAGCGGACCGAACAAGGAATACGAACCCTTTACATCTCTATTTCTGAAAAAGAGCGGAAAAAGATAGGAATAGGAGACGTCTCCTTCCTTCCAGTTTCCGAGGATCCCGGCGAAATTCCAGTAGGAACCGATTTGCCATTTCCCCGAATAGAAAAGCGGGTAAATTCGAAAGGAAGATTCGAGATGGTTGCTTTCCAATTCGACGGGGCCGTACAAACCGTAAGACCTGGAAGCGGATTCCGACTTCAGAAAGAAAGGGAACAAATAGGAATACGTATCATTTCCCTCTTTTCCCTTTCCCGCTAATCCGGCAAAATTCCAATAGGAACCCGTAGGAGACGATCCTGAAAAATACGCAGGATAGATTCGAAACGTCGAATTCGGTCCGTTACGAGACGTTTCGATAGGGCCGTATAAATCGTACGAACTTTGCGCCGATTTTGTCCGAAGAAAAAAAGGAAACGCATACGAGTAAGCGTTTCCCCCATCCTTCCCTGCTCCGAATAAACCTGCGAAGTTCCAATACGATCCCGAAGAAGAGACCCCGGAATAATAAAGAGGGTACACTCTAAACGAAGAATTCCGATCGACCGAGGAAAATTCGACGGGTCCATATAGACTGTACGATGCCTGGGGGGAGGAAGTCTTTACGAAGAACGGAAAGGCATACGCATACCGGTCCGGACCGTCTTCTCCTTTCCCGAATAACCCTGCAAAATTCCAATAGGAGGTCCCCGGAGAATTACCCGAATAGTAAAACGGATAAATCCGGAAGGAGGAAGATGATCCACGTTTCGAAAATTCCACGGGACCGAATAGCGAGTACGATTCATGATTCGATTCCGTTGTAAGAAAAAAAGGAAACACATAGAAATATTTTTCCGGACCGTTTTCCCCTTTTCCGGCGATTCCCGAAAAATTCCAGTACGATCCTTGGGGAGACGTACCCGAGAAATAAACGGGAAGGAAGGTAAAATAAGAATTTTTTTCGTAAAACAGAAGCGGAAAAAGGTAGGCTCCCTTTAAAGAATCGTCCGGATCGGTATACCATCCGCTTAAATACAGTAAATTCGTTCTGGTTCCGGAATCTTTAGCATAACCTCTAAAGAAAATAGGAGTGTACCAATTGGATTTGAGGACTTCTCCGTTCTGCTCGGAAGTTACTTTAAATGATAGTAATAAAGGAATTCCTGTTACTTCTTTCTTTTCAGGCTGTCCGAAAAGAGCGTTCTCCGACCAGGCTCGTAAATAGAACGGAGATAAAAAAATCCCTTCCGTCCCGTCTTTCCTGGACTCGTAGGAAAAAAGAGGCAATAAAGTTAAATGAGATTTTGCTTTTCCCGAGCCCCAGTATACTAAAGGCAAAAGGGCTCCATAATCGGAATCTTGATCCCTTCCTTTGTGAAAAATCAGAAAATGAGTCCAACTCGAACTCTCCGTAGTTTCTTTAAAGAAAAGAAGCGGAAGCATATACTGAAAGGAGTTTTTCCCTCCATTCGCAAACTCACGATTCCCCGTGCCGGCCAAAGGAAGAAACGAAGGAAATCTATATGTTTCCTTTTTATAATTCGTGTTTTGTTCGTAGGAATAATAATGCAACAGAGAGAAGTTAAAACTCTCCTTAATTTGACCCTGGTCCACTTTTTGACTGAAATAAAAAGGAAAGGACCAAGATTGATAGGACGGGGAATTCTTATCTTTGAGATAATAATAGAACGGGTAAACCGTATATTCTTTGAACTTCGGGTAGTCGGTATAGCTTACGGCAAAGAAAGCATCCCACGAAAAATGATCCTGCCAGGATTCCACTTTCATGATGATCGCGCGGACAGGATATTTTTCCTCCTTTTCACTTCCGTAAATCGGTTTTCGTTCGCTAGTCAACTCGTCGAAAAAATCCTTAGGTTGCGCTTCCAAAATCGAAGTGGAAACTAGTTGGAAGGAAATAAGAACGAAGCAGAATTTAACCGGTAAATTTAAAAAAAGTTTCATACGGCTTAGTCTTCGACGATTTCAATGAGTTTCCTTTTACCCTTCTCACCGTGAACTAATCGCACGCATCGTCGGGAAACTCCGAATTCTTCGGCGATCGCTGCAAGAACCGCATCGTTTGCCTTTCCCTCGATCGCAGGCTCCCGGACGGCAACGATCCAAGTCAGATCTTCCCCTTTTTTGACAAAGGGCTTTTTAGAATTCGGTTTGACCCTTACTTCGATACGCATCTGGAACAAATTTCGAAACGAACTCTAACGTTTTTTTCGAAATTTACCAGCGATTAATCTTATCTCATCGATACCTAAAACCAGACAGGTTCCCAGAAAAATTCCTGCGGAAAAGAGAACCGCGATCAAAACGGAAACTCTCGAGGAATTTGCGTATCCCAGACCTTCCGATTGCAAAAGGAATAATAGGGAATCATGCAAGAAATATCTGTACAAAATCAAAATAAGGCTCATTAAAATCAAGGGAACCGAAAGACGTAGCGTCTTTCGAACAAAACCTCGCCATGGGAAAACGATTCCGTGCTTCGTAAGACTTCTGGATAAAAAGAGCCAAGTGGAAATCGAAGTCACTGCAGAAGCCAATGCGATCGCCGAATGCTTTAAATAGTAAATCAAAGAAAGATTCAAAAGCAAATTCAACCCTAAGGAAAAAGCCTGAATTTTCAACGGAGTCTTAGTGTCCTGAAACGCATAAAAGGAGGAAATCAGAACTTTGTTCATGCTGTAAAAAGGAACCGCTATCGAATAGAGAATGAGAGGCATCGTGGCGGTTTCCGTCGCGACATGATCCCATCTTCCTCCGTAATAAATCGAATCCAGGATCGGCCCGGCCAGGATTCCCATTCCGAGCGCCGCAGGTACCGTAAGAAACGATGCGAATCCTAAAACCCCGAGCATTTCTCCCGGTACCTCCGAATGTCGGTCTTCCTTCAATGCGGAAAGTAATGCAGGCAACGTAGTCGTAGCCAGGGCCACGCCGATGATTCCGGTCGGAAGTTGAACCAGCCTTTGTGAATAGTCTAAACTTACCACGGCACCCAAACCCGGATTCGCGTTTTGAACCATGTTCGCGAGAAAAATATCCACCAACAAACCAAGCTGATAAAAACCGCCTCCCAGAGCAGCAGGCAGCATCAGCCTAAAAATCTTTTTTATAGCGGGATGTTTGTAGTTCCAAGAAAGTATCGGGCCTTCGCCGTTTTTAGAAACGTACCAAACTTGAACGGATAATTGGATGACGCCGCCGAATATGATGGCAAAGCAAAGTATCCGAACT
Encoded here:
- a CDS encoding adenylate/guanylate cyclase domain-containing protein, with the translated sequence MNESWRKVVENEEKIGAYVSNGFRYILLLFFAFQLLANLHTGNPWINGIGIGLFAAITIGHSVVIRTCPRWAISVYSYIALVSDFAIISGVLISYTFLASPDNLGFALKNPIQTYFFFPLAFSLVQFRLRLVLLSVILYYTFYFGFFAYAEFVGKITYATDWKDYVMGPNLLLGDAFAGRPLAYLILAFFFCFGILRTLIMIRRIGDAEAQRSLLSRYFSPGMVTEMMANPEVLTGRRQTATILFTDIRNFTALSENMDPVELGKFLSSIREILTECVFEFGGTLDKYIGDAVMATFGTPYPSDDPAADAIKALSCGKRMLERLGEFNTRRIANGHPPVNIGIGIHTGEVFSGNIETSQRAEFTVIGDAVNTASRIESLTKNFGKEFLVSEETWKLAGANFNGETLPPIQVKGREKLVTVIAVGL
- a CDS encoding DUF962 domain-containing protein, producing the protein MSQETNYTTLGEFWPFYLREHSNKLNRVLHFIGTSIALGWIISAVAFLNPWYLLGALFSGYLFAWIGHFFIEKNRPATFTYPIKSFLSDWRMFFCTITGQLGKELQKAGVK
- a CDS encoding oxidoreductase codes for the protein MKHRIAVVAGGTGLVGGQLVRELLLDADWDKVYVIVRKPLSWSHPKLEPILVDWNRFPDLPKGITDAFSALGTTIQQAGTRENFRKVDFDYAISFAKAAKSNGVRGFSLISSLGADSKSIVFYNKVKGEVEGEISRLGFEYLGIFRPSLLEGDRKEFRIGEKIGAILAMFLNPILIGPFRKYRSIEGSVVAKAMLNAAWADLKGTIIIESDKIQELGSSTVRDRIPKILKKEA
- the groES gene encoding co-chaperone GroES, encoding MAIKPLGDRVLVEPKQEAEEKIGSIFVPDTAKEKPQEGKVIEVGSGRYEDGKLVPLEVKSGDVVLYGKYSGTEIKSEGKEYLIIRESDILAVVKK
- a CDS encoding DUF5360 family protein codes for the protein MLSSQEIQFRKPKGLSQFFLVTDIGFILYWGITSIKIIPDEFLFKDYSDPILSAWNWSFLPLDLFISFTGLTSLYLFNKRISAWKNFAILSLGFTIASGIQAISFWIIREDVSLLWWAPNLYLIFYPLFYVRFLLKN
- the groL gene encoding chaperonin GroEL (60 kDa chaperone family; promotes refolding of misfolded polypeptides especially under stressful conditions; forms two stacked rings of heptamers to form a barrel-shaped 14mer; ends can be capped by GroES; misfolded proteins enter the barrel where they are refolded when GroES binds) codes for the protein MAKIIEYDETARRKLLEGVNKLANAVKVTLGPKGRNVVIDKKFGSPTITKDGVTVAKEIELEDSIENMGAQMVKEVSTKTNDVAGDGTTTATILAQSIINEGLKNVTAGANPMALKHGIDKAVSAAVESIKKRSVKIENKKDIANVATISANNDKEIGNLIADAMDKVGKDGVITVEEAKSIETTLDVVEGMQFDRGYISPYMVTDPEAMIATLNDPYILIYDKKIASMRDLLPVLEKVAQAGRPLVIISEEVEGEALATIVVNTLRKTISCVAVKAPGFGDRRKAMLEDIAILTGGQVISEDLGMKLENATVQQLGRAKKVIVDKENTTIIEGQGASKDIQGRVGQIKKQIEDTTSEYDREKLQERLAKLAGGVAVIHVGAATEVEMKEKKHRVEDALSATRAAVEEGIVPGGGLTLLKAQEAVALLKLEGDEATGAKIIFRALEEPIRMITSNAGLEGSVIVEQAKTKKGNEGFNALTMVWEDLLQAGVVDPAKVVRFALQNAASIGSMILTTEVTITDKPEKDGGAPPMGGMGGMGGMGGMM